The window CATCACTTGTTTTCAATTGTTTTTTCAAATCGTCACAATTCATATCCACAATCTTTGCATTTGAAAATTCGTTATTTGTTCTGAAGCCAGCTTGAGCACCAGTTAGTGCAGTAGCAGTAATACCCATACTCTGCAAAAGATCCGTGAAAACAACAGAAGAAATTATCTCACCGCAAGACACTAGTAGAT of the Desertibacillus haloalkaliphilus genome contains:
- a CDS encoding amino acid kinase family protein — translated: LLVSCGEIISSVVFTDLLQSMGITATALTGAQAGFRTNNEFSNAKIVDMNCDDLKKQLKTSDVVVVAGFQGQTFDGQTTTLGRGGSDTSATALGAAVQAEWVDIFT